In Halobaculum rubrum, the following are encoded in one genomic region:
- a CDS encoding ABC transporter ATP-binding protein: protein MSAEDAADRTDGDAADAEPSQATAQGARDVDEHPLVVENLRKTFGGITAVDDASFSVAEGSLTGLIGPNGAGKSTTFNCITGVHEPTSGRVRFRGTDITGMAPHAIAQQGLVRTFQIARELPEMTVLENMMLAPKGQVGERLTNAVVPGLRDRVVEQEEELLERVWQQLEFFEIDHLAEEYAGNLSGGQRKLLEMARALMTDPDVVLLDEPLAGVNPTLEEKLLDRIHELRDRGNTFLIVEHDMDVIMDNCEHVIVMHQGSVLAEGAPEQITSDERVVEAYLGGDV from the coding sequence ATGAGCGCCGAGGACGCGGCCGACCGGACGGACGGCGACGCCGCCGACGCTGAGCCGTCGCAGGCGACCGCACAGGGCGCGCGCGACGTCGACGAGCATCCGCTGGTCGTCGAGAACCTCCGCAAGACGTTCGGCGGGATCACCGCCGTCGACGACGCGAGCTTCTCGGTCGCGGAGGGGTCGCTCACCGGACTGATCGGCCCGAACGGCGCCGGGAAGTCGACGACGTTCAACTGCATCACCGGCGTGCACGAGCCCACCTCCGGACGGGTGAGGTTCCGCGGAACGGACATCACCGGAATGGCGCCCCACGCCATCGCCCAACAGGGGCTCGTACGGACGTTCCAGATCGCCCGCGAGTTGCCGGAGATGACCGTCTTGGAGAACATGATGCTGGCGCCGAAGGGTCAGGTCGGCGAACGGCTCACCAACGCGGTCGTGCCGGGGCTGCGCGACCGCGTCGTCGAACAGGAGGAGGAACTCCTCGAGCGGGTGTGGCAGCAACTGGAGTTCTTCGAGATCGACCACCTCGCCGAGGAGTACGCGGGCAACCTCTCCGGCGGTCAGCGCAAGCTGCTGGAGATGGCGCGCGCGCTGATGACCGATCCCGACGTGGTGTTGCTCGACGAGCCGCTCGCGGGCGTGAATCCCACGCTGGAGGAGAAGCTGCTCGACCGCATTCACGAGCTCCGCGACAGGGGCAACACGTTCCTCATCGTGGAACACGACATGGACGTCATCATGGACAACTGCGAACACGTCATCGTCATGCACCAGGGGTCGGTGCTCGCGGAGGGCGCCCCCGAACAGATCACGAGCGACGAACGCGTCGTCGAGGCGTACCTCGGAGGCGACGTATGA
- a CDS encoding RNA-guided endonuclease InsQ/TnpB family protein, which produces MKRSNTFEVIPQSDEDEELLRRVLDASAALWNEINYERREHYADPDGDVWDICEYRGRYSGVLGASAVQQIERKNREAWKSFFSLKKKGEANGNPGFWSNSKDGRELRTYIRNTSYSVEWGEYSRLEILVGKDLKDEYGLGHRERLRLEVRGDANWKEYEKQGRLELFYDEQAQMFRALQPVTIDDSRLASPLASEEAALDIGANSLVACTTTTGQQYLYEGRDLFERFRETTQEIARLQSLLEERRHSSHRIRRLYDRRTKRRDHAQDALARDLIERLYDEGVSTVYVGALTDVLDTHWSVETNAKTHNFWAFRAFVNRLACTAEEYGMSVEVRSEAWTSQECPNCGSTADTTRHRDTLTCPCGFEGHADLTASETFLRRQTTVTRPMARPVCLKWDNHEWLESSRSPCPNEEHTNPQVASVGR; this is translated from the coding sequence ATGAAGCGATCCAACACGTTCGAGGTGATTCCGCAGTCCGACGAGGACGAGGAGTTGCTTCGCCGCGTGTTGGACGCTTCTGCCGCTCTCTGGAACGAGATTAACTACGAGCGCCGCGAACACTATGCCGACCCTGACGGCGACGTATGGGACATTTGCGAGTATCGCGGTCGCTATAGCGGTGTTCTCGGGGCTTCGGCGGTTCAGCAAATCGAACGGAAGAACCGCGAAGCGTGGAAGTCGTTCTTTAGCCTCAAGAAGAAAGGCGAAGCCAACGGTAACCCCGGCTTCTGGAGCAACTCCAAAGACGGGCGAGAACTCCGCACGTACATCCGAAACACGTCGTACTCCGTTGAGTGGGGCGAATACTCTCGCCTTGAGATCCTCGTCGGCAAAGACCTGAAAGACGAGTACGGGTTGGGGCATCGCGAACGCCTCCGGCTCGAAGTTCGGGGCGACGCCAACTGGAAGGAGTATGAGAAGCAGGGTCGGTTGGAATTGTTTTACGACGAGCAAGCACAGATGTTCAGGGCCTTGCAGCCAGTCACTATTGATGATTCTCGACTGGCATCACCACTGGCTTCGGAAGAAGCCGCTCTGGATATTGGTGCGAACAGCCTCGTCGCCTGCACAACCACGACCGGCCAGCAATACCTGTACGAAGGACGTGACCTGTTCGAGCGGTTCCGCGAGACGACGCAAGAGATCGCCCGTCTTCAATCTCTGTTGGAAGAACGTCGGCACAGTAGTCACCGTATCCGACGCCTGTACGACCGGCGTACCAAGCGACGTGACCACGCCCAAGACGCCCTCGCCCGTGACCTCATCGAACGCCTCTACGATGAAGGTGTTTCGACGGTGTACGTCGGGGCGTTGACGGACGTGTTGGACACGCACTGGTCGGTTGAGACGAACGCGAAGACGCACAATTTCTGGGCGTTCCGAGCGTTCGTGAATCGACTGGCGTGTACCGCCGAAGAATACGGTATGTCGGTCGAGGTTCGGTCTGAAGCGTGGACAAGTCAGGAGTGTCCGAACTGCGGTTCGACAGCGGATACGACGCGACACCGCGACACGCTGACGTGTCCGTGTGGATTCGAGGGACACGCAGACCTCACAGCGTCAGAGACGTTCTTGAGACGGCAGACGACGGTAACACGGCCGATGGCACGGCCTGTATGCCTCAAGTGGGACAACCACGAATGGTTGGAGTCATCACGCTCTCCCTGTCCCAACGAGGAGCATACGAACCCGCAAGTTGCCTCCGTGGGCCGGTAA
- a CDS encoding ABC transporter ATP-binding protein produces the protein MLRVRDLDAGYGDLQILTDVDLDVGDGEYVTIVGPNGAGKSTVMKSVFGLTSYMGGTIEFADTPIHGLPPEEIIHEGIGYVPQNDNIFESLSVRENLEMGAYILDEVPEDQIEWVYDRFPILRERSDQRAGTMSGGQRQMLAMGRALMLDPDLLLLDEPSAGLAPDLVQEMFDRIDRINDEGTAILMVEQNAKQALRRCDRGYVLVNGENAYVDAGDALLNDEQVRKDFLGG, from the coding sequence CTGCTCCGCGTCCGGGATCTCGACGCCGGCTACGGCGACCTCCAGATCCTCACCGACGTGGACCTGGACGTGGGTGACGGGGAGTACGTCACCATCGTCGGCCCGAACGGCGCCGGGAAGTCGACCGTGATGAAGTCCGTGTTCGGGCTGACGTCGTACATGGGCGGCACTATCGAGTTCGCCGACACGCCGATCCACGGCCTCCCGCCCGAGGAGATCATCCACGAGGGGATCGGCTACGTCCCCCAGAACGACAACATCTTCGAGAGCCTCTCCGTGCGCGAGAACCTGGAGATGGGCGCGTACATCCTCGACGAGGTCCCCGAGGACCAGATCGAGTGGGTGTACGACCGCTTCCCGATCCTCCGCGAGCGGTCGGACCAGCGTGCCGGGACGATGTCCGGCGGCCAACGACAGATGCTCGCGATGGGTCGCGCGCTCATGCTCGACCCCGACCTCCTGTTGCTCGACGAGCCGAGCGCCGGGCTCGCGCCCGATCTGGTACAGGAGATGTTCGACCGGATCGACCGCATCAACGACGAGGGGACCGCGATCCTCATGGTCGAGCAGAACGCCAAGCAGGCGCTTCGCCGCTGCGACCGCGGCTACGTCCTCGTCAACGGGGAGAACGCGTACGTCGACGCGGGCGACGCGCTGTTGAACGACGAACAGGTCCGCAAGGACTTCCTCGGCGGCTAG
- a CDS encoding TrmB family transcriptional regulator has product MASTHADAADAADTAAADVDEATPMTQLPNGVSSPRAKLVYLYLATHGAVREDNLCDGLSMKRISLYSILQTLREAGHVEKSDGRYALA; this is encoded by the coding sequence ATGGCTTCCACGCACGCTGACGCTGCGGATGCCGCGGACACCGCGGCCGCCGATGTCGACGAAGCGACCCCGATGACACAGCTCCCGAACGGGGTCTCTTCTCCCCGGGCGAAGCTGGTGTATCTGTATCTGGCGACCCACGGCGCGGTCCGCGAGGACAACCTGTGTGACGGGCTGTCGATGAAACGGATCTCCCTGTACTCCATTCTGCAGACGCTGCGGGAGGCGGGGCACGTCGAGAAATCGGACGGCCGCTACGCGCTGGCATGA